A single genomic interval of Oryza sativa Japonica Group chromosome 7, ASM3414082v1 harbors:
- the LOC4342972 gene encoding uncharacterized protein: MVHKQEGNNSEQMSTTPAPPGETSRQIPSRDDAKHEKEAANSSSSSSSEEIDEDDFFQIEGPILSTQYSLSPPPAEGGNRDAKQADEPHDPKRIPSAVFARSKSSTPTDWSITSNESLFSINVGNASFSKDHMFLYGKSGELGANDPLPPLPKQSPSSSPLKGEVATPEKPSTSKEKGDGRGLTDRNGDDNTDYTHSSSHRSDGSTTSFAFPILTGSAKTSGSLKDSHPELARQTTAQLTHPSEMRDENENKETPFPAVVMEAPKVEATPAAAATAPAPPAPPATTKWFPCCSCCPFCC; the protein is encoded by the exons ATGGTCCATAAGCAGGAAGGCAATAACAGTGAACAGATGAGCACCACTCCTGCCCCTCCGGGCGAAACCAGTAGACAGATTCCATCTAGAGATGATGCCAAACATGAGAAGGAAGCGGCCAACTCctcatcttcctcatcatcagaGGAAATAGACGAGGATGATTTCTTTCAGATAGAAGGCCCAATACTCAGTACCCAGTACTCCCTGTCTCCTCCACCTGCAGAAGGTGGCAACCGAGACGCAAAGCAGGCAGATGAACCCCATGACCCAAAGAGGATCCCGTCCGCTGTCTTTGCGAGATCCAAGTCATCAACACCAACTGACTGGAGCATCACCTCCAATGAATCTCTCTTTAGCATCAATGTCGGGAATGCGAGCTTCTCCAAGGATCACATGTTTTTGTATGGCAAGTCAGGAGAGCTGGGTGCTAATGATCCATTGCCACCATTGCCAAAGCAGAGCCCAAGCTCCAGCCCTCTAAAAGGTGAGGTGGCCACACCAGAGAAGCCTAGTACTTCCAAGGAGAAGGGGGATGGGCGTGGACTCACAGACCGGAATGGGGACGACAATACAGACTATACCCATAGCTCGTCACACCGATCTGATGGAAGCACAACAAGTTTTGCATTTCCAAT ATTGACAGGGTCAGCGAAAACAAGTGGGTCCTTGAAAGATAGCCATCCGGAGTTAGCTCGGCAAACCACGGCGCAGCTGACGCATCCCAGCGAGATGCGTGATGAGAATGAGAATAAGGAAACACCATTTCCAGCAGTTGTAATGGAGGCACCAAAAGTCGAAGCAaccccagcagcagcagcaacagcacctGCACCACCAGCACCACCGGCCACAACAAAATGGTTTCCTTGCTGTTCATGCTGCCCTTTCTGTTGCTAA